The following proteins are co-located in the Nocardioides piscis genome:
- a CDS encoding NAD(P)/FAD-dependent oxidoreductase, with product MSTADLVVIGAGPTGLFATYYAGFRGLRVALVDSLPELGGQITAMYPEKAILDVAGFPSVKGRDLVSGLVTQAMTADPALHLDRTAETLVHEGDRVVVGLDDGTRIEAGAVLITAGIGKFSPRALPAAEGWLGRGLEFFVPSFEPYQGKDVVIVGGGDSAFDWAQHLEPIAASVTLVHRRDAFRAHQRTVATVRDSSVEIITKAQVTALRGEDTLQEVEITVDGQEPHTRPAQAVVAALGFIADLGALQTWGIDTDKRHVCVDTSMRTNLERVFAAGDITEYPGKVRLIAVGFGEAATAVNNAAVAIDPSAHVFPGHSSEG from the coding sequence GTGTCCACGGCAGATCTGGTCGTCATCGGCGCAGGACCCACGGGCCTGTTCGCCACCTACTACGCAGGCTTCCGCGGCCTCCGCGTCGCCCTGGTCGACTCGCTGCCCGAGCTGGGCGGCCAGATCACGGCGATGTATCCGGAGAAGGCGATCCTGGACGTCGCCGGGTTCCCCAGTGTGAAGGGGCGCGACCTCGTCTCAGGGCTCGTCACCCAGGCCATGACCGCCGACCCCGCCCTCCACCTCGACCGGACGGCGGAGACGCTCGTCCACGAGGGCGACCGAGTCGTGGTCGGCCTGGACGACGGCACCCGGATCGAGGCCGGTGCGGTGCTGATCACCGCCGGCATCGGCAAGTTCAGCCCTCGGGCTCTCCCCGCCGCGGAGGGATGGCTCGGCCGCGGTCTTGAGTTCTTCGTGCCCAGCTTCGAGCCCTACCAGGGCAAGGACGTGGTGATCGTCGGCGGTGGCGACAGCGCCTTCGACTGGGCCCAGCACCTCGAGCCGATCGCAGCCTCGGTCACGCTGGTGCACCGGCGCGACGCCTTCCGGGCCCACCAGCGCACCGTCGCGACAGTCCGCGACTCGTCGGTCGAGATCATCACCAAGGCCCAGGTCACGGCGCTGCGGGGTGAGGACACGCTGCAGGAGGTGGAGATCACCGTCGACGGCCAGGAGCCGCACACGCGCCCCGCCCAGGCGGTGGTCGCCGCGCTCGGCTTCATCGCCGACCTCGGTGCCCTGCAGACCTGGGGCATCGACACCGACAAGCGTCACGTCTGCGTCGACACCTCCATGCGGACCAACCTCGAGCGCGTCTTCGCCGCTGGCGACATCACCGAATATCCCGGCAAGGTGCGGTTGATCGCCGTCGGCTTCGGCGAGGCGGCCACGGCCGTCAACAACGCTGCCGTCGCGATCGATCCCAGTGCCCACGTCTTCCCCGGTCACTCAAGCGAAGGATGA
- a CDS encoding TetR family transcriptional regulator has translation MSDTPALTADDLGSSAQRERRERILDATIELASQGGFDAVQMRAVAERGDVALGTLYRYFPSKIHLLVTALARQFERTESVLSSKPIPGDTQADRVIAVLRLATRGLQGDPHLTEALTRAFMFADSSASQEIHAVGMLLTRMLTRAMHPGIDEVSDDDIAIARVVGDVWLSALVAWVTGRSTAEETAAHMEYAVRLIFR, from the coding sequence GTGAGCGACACCCCCGCCCTGACCGCCGACGACCTGGGCTCGAGCGCCCAGCGCGAACGGCGCGAGCGCATCCTCGACGCGACGATCGAGCTCGCCTCCCAAGGCGGCTTCGACGCGGTCCAGATGCGTGCGGTGGCCGAGCGGGGCGACGTGGCCCTCGGCACCTTGTACCGATACTTCCCGTCCAAGATCCACCTCCTCGTCACCGCGCTCGCCCGACAGTTCGAGCGCACCGAGAGCGTCCTCAGCAGCAAGCCGATCCCCGGCGACACCCAGGCCGACCGGGTGATCGCGGTGCTGCGACTGGCCACCCGGGGCCTCCAGGGCGACCCACACCTCACGGAGGCGCTGACCCGGGCCTTCATGTTCGCCGACAGCTCGGCGTCCCAGGAGATCCACGCTGTGGGGATGCTGCTGACCCGGATGCTGACGCGCGCGATGCACCCCGGCATCGACGAGGTCAGCGATGACGACATCGCCATCGCCCGCGTCGTCGGCGACGTGTGGCTCTCGGCCCTGGTCGCCTGGGTGACCGGGCGCAGCACCGCGGAGGAGACGGCCGCGCACATGGAGTACGCGGTCCGCCTGATCTTCCGCTGA
- a CDS encoding ferredoxin yields the protein MKVKVDFDLCESNAMCEALAPEVFELDDDDFLVVKKEEVGEADLEAVRRAVASCPRAAISLVDGPES from the coding sequence ATGAAGGTCAAGGTCGACTTCGACCTGTGCGAGTCGAATGCCATGTGCGAGGCCCTGGCCCCCGAGGTCTTCGAGCTCGACGACGACGACTTCCTGGTCGTCAAGAAGGAGGAGGTGGGCGAGGCCGACCTCGAGGCCGTACGCCGGGCGGTGGCCTCCTGCCCGCGCGCCGCCATCTCGCTCGTCGACGGACCAGAGAGCTGA
- a CDS encoding SDR family NAD(P)-dependent oxidoreductase encodes MGRLAGKIAIVTGAAQGQGAEIARSFVAEGAKVALADINEADGQALADELGDSAHFTRHDVSDAASWQELVADTNDRFGPVNVLVNNAGILRFGDIDKMPLEEAQLIWNVNLQGCYLGMQAVVPTMKRNGGGSIVNASSIEGLGGMGSVIAYCGSKWAIRGMTKAAAHELGRRKIRVNSVHPGMIDTPMTRVHGGDVAMEFGASKVPLRRVGTPSDIAPTYVFLASDESAYITGAEIAVDGGATATHAFGG; translated from the coding sequence ATGGGTCGTCTGGCCGGCAAGATCGCCATCGTCACCGGTGCCGCACAAGGACAGGGGGCGGAGATCGCGCGCTCCTTCGTCGCCGAGGGCGCGAAGGTCGCGCTCGCCGACATCAACGAGGCCGACGGGCAGGCGCTCGCGGACGAGCTGGGGGACTCGGCCCACTTCACCCGGCACGACGTTTCGGACGCCGCGTCCTGGCAGGAGCTGGTCGCCGACACCAACGACCGCTTCGGCCCCGTCAACGTGCTGGTCAACAACGCCGGCATCCTCCGCTTCGGCGACATCGACAAGATGCCGCTGGAGGAGGCGCAGCTGATCTGGAACGTCAACCTGCAGGGCTGCTACCTCGGCATGCAGGCAGTCGTGCCGACGATGAAGCGCAACGGCGGCGGCTCGATCGTCAACGCGTCCTCGATCGAGGGACTCGGCGGCATGGGCTCGGTGATCGCCTACTGCGGGAGCAAGTGGGCCATCCGGGGGATGACCAAGGCTGCTGCCCACGAGCTGGGTCGACGAAAGATCCGGGTCAACTCGGTCCACCCCGGCATGATCGACACCCCGATGACACGTGTCCACGGCGGCGACGTCGCGATGGAGTTCGGCGCCAGCAAGGTTCCGTTGCGCCGGGTCGGGACGCCGAGCGACATCGCGCCGACGTACGTCTTCCTCGCCAGCGACGAGAGCGCCTACATCACTGGTGCGGAGATCGCCGTCGACGGCGGCGCCACCGCCACCCACGCCTTCGGCGGCTGA
- a CDS encoding MCE family protein, whose protein sequence is MRRSSSRGFVRVGALALAAVLTSGCVVDDAYDLPLPGGKHSVAEEDGFEITAVFTDVLNVVPQTAVMVDDVPVGQVLDVKRVGWHAEVKLRIRKDVELPGDAVAEIRQASLLGEKYVALLEPSEASEEPVGAGTDGAGTQAVSANGDSLGEGDVIGLDQTGRNPEVEEVLGALSFLLSGGGVAQIKTISQELNKMMTGRTGAMRSVLSEVETLMTTLNGQRDDLIAAFDALNNLSKTLVAEKETIGDALDAMGPAIAVLDKQHDELVDLLVELDKLGAVGTRVINATKDDLIAQLRHLEPVLRELADADESLVPGLVATAAYPFPPEAVNAIKGDYANVAFLMQVNLTPVSQGGLVPTTLQELQTLCVSTPLAPVCSQAGPAVEQLCEAGSGLNVPLCRPRTLARVPAALSPEALARVAAPGGAR, encoded by the coding sequence ATGAGACGAAGCAGCTCACGCGGGTTCGTGAGGGTGGGCGCCCTGGCGTTGGCCGCCGTACTCACCTCCGGGTGCGTCGTGGACGACGCCTACGACCTGCCCCTGCCAGGAGGCAAGCACTCGGTGGCCGAGGAGGACGGCTTCGAGATCACAGCCGTGTTCACCGACGTCCTCAACGTCGTGCCGCAGACCGCGGTGATGGTCGACGACGTGCCGGTCGGCCAGGTCCTCGACGTCAAGCGGGTCGGCTGGCACGCGGAGGTGAAGCTGCGGATCCGCAAGGACGTCGAGCTGCCCGGCGATGCCGTGGCGGAGATCCGTCAGGCGAGCCTCCTGGGCGAGAAGTACGTCGCTCTCCTCGAGCCGTCGGAGGCGAGCGAGGAGCCGGTGGGCGCCGGCACCGACGGTGCGGGCACCCAGGCCGTCTCGGCCAACGGTGACTCTCTCGGCGAGGGAGACGTGATCGGGCTCGACCAGACCGGTCGCAACCCGGAGGTCGAGGAGGTCCTGGGGGCGCTGTCCTTCCTGCTGAGTGGAGGCGGGGTGGCGCAGATCAAGACGATCAGCCAGGAGCTGAACAAGATGATGACGGGTCGCACAGGCGCGATGCGCAGCGTCCTGTCCGAGGTCGAGACGCTGATGACCACCCTGAACGGGCAGCGCGACGACCTGATCGCGGCCTTCGACGCGCTCAACAACCTCAGCAAGACCCTGGTCGCTGAGAAGGAGACGATCGGCGACGCCCTCGATGCGATGGGGCCGGCGATCGCCGTCCTGGACAAGCAGCACGACGAGCTGGTCGACCTGCTGGTCGAGCTCGACAAGCTCGGCGCCGTGGGCACCCGGGTGATCAACGCGACCAAGGACGACCTGATCGCCCAGCTCCGCCACCTCGAGCCCGTACTGCGCGAGCTCGCCGACGCCGACGAGTCGCTCGTCCCCGGGCTGGTCGCCACCGCCGCCTACCCGTTCCCGCCGGAGGCCGTCAACGCGATCAAGGGCGACTATGCCAACGTGGCCTTCCTGATGCAGGTCAACCTGACGCCCGTCTCCCAGGGCGGTCTGGTCCCCACCACGTTGCAGGAGCTCCAGACGCTGTGCGTGAGCACCCCGTTGGCGCCGGTGTGCTCCCAGGCGGGCCCCGCGGTCGAGCAGCTGTGCGAGGCAGGTTCGGGGCTCAACGTGCCGCTGTGCCGACCCCGGACGCTTGCCCGGGTCCCGGCGGCCCTGAGTCCTGAGGCCCTCGCCCGGGTCGCGGCCCCTGGTGGTGCCCGATGA
- a CDS encoding MCE family protein: protein MTRGVRTRLIAFVVASAIGIVYVAGAYLGLVDKVLGRGFVAHVELPNSGGVFIGSEVTYRGVKIGKVDDMTVHEGGLRLDLALEDEAKVPENSEVFVHNLSAVGEQYLDFEPAAEEGPYLSQGDVITGDAAALPIGEDVLLEDLGSLVRSIDKDDLRVVVDELGLMFGGNAGPLRSMITDGQLLVAEARANQEQTIQLLDNAQPVLETQAANSENIRSFARDLAVLTDTLRVSDPDIRTVLEDGAPAATEVEKLVNGLQPVLPPFLANTNEVTRIIAERRHGIEQLLVTFPRLLAAGPTALMDDKVSGEKFGRVHVNFNQDPRRAPTAICRATSGARPARRRSSTTTRLNAAVARLSTCEA from the coding sequence ATGACGCGGGGAGTGCGGACCCGGCTCATCGCCTTCGTGGTGGCGAGCGCGATCGGCATCGTCTATGTGGCCGGGGCCTATCTCGGCCTGGTGGACAAGGTGCTGGGCCGCGGGTTCGTCGCCCACGTGGAGCTGCCCAACTCGGGCGGCGTCTTCATCGGCTCCGAGGTGACCTACCGCGGGGTGAAGATCGGCAAGGTGGACGACATGACCGTCCACGAGGGTGGGCTCCGCCTCGATCTCGCGCTCGAGGACGAGGCCAAGGTGCCCGAGAACTCGGAGGTCTTCGTCCACAACCTGTCGGCGGTGGGGGAGCAGTACCTCGACTTCGAGCCGGCTGCCGAGGAGGGCCCCTACCTCTCCCAGGGCGACGTCATCACCGGGGACGCGGCCGCGCTGCCGATCGGCGAGGACGTGCTGCTCGAGGACCTCGGGTCCCTGGTGCGGTCCATCGACAAGGACGACCTGCGGGTCGTGGTCGACGAGCTCGGACTGATGTTCGGGGGCAACGCCGGCCCGCTGCGCTCGATGATCACCGACGGCCAGCTGCTCGTCGCCGAGGCGCGCGCCAACCAGGAGCAGACGATCCAGCTGCTCGACAACGCGCAGCCCGTGCTCGAGACCCAGGCCGCCAACAGCGAGAACATCCGGTCATTCGCGCGCGACCTCGCCGTCCTGACCGACACCCTGCGTGTCAGCGACCCCGACATCCGCACGGTCCTCGAGGACGGGGCCCCGGCGGCCACCGAGGTCGAGAAGCTCGTCAACGGCCTCCAGCCGGTCCTGCCGCCGTTCCTGGCCAACACCAACGAGGTCACCCGCATCATCGCCGAGCGACGCCACGGCATCGAACAGCTGTTGGTCACGTTCCCTCGCCTGCTGGCCGCCGGCCCGACGGCCCTGATGGACGACAAGGTCAGCGGTGAGAAGTTCGGTCGCGTCCACGTCAACTTCAACCAGGACCCCCGCCGTGCACCGACGGCTATCTGCCGCGCAACCAGTGGCGCTCGCCCAGCGAGACGTCGTTCCTCGACTACTACCCGGCTGAATGCCGCAGTGGCGCGCCTGTCAACATGCGAGGCATGA
- a CDS encoding 3-oxoacyl-ACP reductase, translating into MTLEGKVAVVTGAGAGLGRAEALALARQGARVVVNDFDESAAKEAVEEIVQLGVEASAVAGDVGERSTADAMVAAALALGSLDIVVNNAGMTRDKMLFNLSDEDWDDVIRVHLRGHFLLTRNAAAHWRAQHKETGEQVFGRIINTASEAFLGGSPGQANYAAAKAGIAALTLSAARGLGRMGVSANAICPRARTAMTEAVFGEDTSGAEMDPYSPDHVAPFVAYLASPAAQRVAGQVFVVYGGMVALLAAPVVEQRFDATDTAWTHDDLDKQIGAFFADRDPSVGFAADSVMKLKI; encoded by the coding sequence ATGACGCTCGAGGGCAAGGTCGCCGTCGTCACCGGCGCCGGCGCCGGCCTCGGGCGCGCCGAGGCGCTCGCCCTGGCCCGCCAGGGCGCGCGCGTCGTGGTCAACGACTTCGACGAGTCCGCAGCCAAGGAGGCGGTCGAGGAGATCGTGCAGCTCGGTGTCGAAGCGAGCGCGGTCGCCGGTGACGTGGGGGAGCGGAGCACGGCCGATGCCATGGTCGCCGCTGCGTTGGCCCTGGGTTCGCTGGACATCGTGGTCAACAACGCCGGCATGACGCGCGACAAGATGCTCTTCAACCTCTCCGACGAGGACTGGGACGACGTCATCCGGGTCCACCTGCGCGGACACTTCCTGCTGACCCGCAACGCGGCCGCTCACTGGCGTGCGCAGCACAAGGAGACCGGCGAGCAGGTCTTCGGCCGGATCATCAACACCGCGTCCGAGGCCTTCCTGGGCGGATCGCCCGGTCAGGCCAACTATGCCGCCGCCAAGGCGGGCATCGCCGCCCTGACGCTCTCGGCCGCCCGCGGCCTGGGCCGCATGGGCGTGAGCGCCAACGCCATCTGCCCGCGCGCCCGGACCGCCATGACCGAGGCGGTCTTCGGCGAGGACACCTCCGGGGCCGAGATGGACCCCTACTCGCCGGACCACGTCGCCCCGTTCGTCGCCTACCTCGCGTCGCCCGCCGCCCAGCGCGTCGCGGGCCAGGTCTTCGTGGTGTACGGCGGGATGGTGGCACTCCTCGCGGCGCCGGTGGTCGAGCAGCGTTTCGACGCCACCGACACCGCGTGGACGCACGACGACCTGGACAAGCAGATCGGCGCCTTCTTCGCCGACCGCGACCCGTCCGTCGGCTTTGCCGCGGACTCGGTCATGAAACTGAAGATCTGA
- a CDS encoding MCE family protein → MPQLPVKAVASVLAVVFLAALALVVLPGDDQRSVSARFSRAVAIYPGTELRVMGVKIGVVEAVIPDGDAVRVEMTYEGKYRLPADVKAALVTPTLVADRYIQVFPVHTEGPELPDGGDIPLERTNTPIELDRMYAALDDVAIALGPKPGQASGPLNNVLQAGAKALDGNGEQGGEAIRNLSAAVGTLSDNRGPLFENVRSLASFTETLAVHDELVNDFIGNLTGVSSQLAGERVALRRVLAALARALGTVRGFIAENRTVLTRDVQRLGRLMGTLESEKDSLALVLQKGPLAMSNLALSFEPQTGTFGSRVNVGAAFERPEEFLCETLKANGTPNVGQVCSLLDDLLGPILGAEGGGGPRQRTTASDSAGRAPVGDDLVAILGGAS, encoded by the coding sequence TCCCGGTCAAGGCGGTCGCGTCGGTGCTGGCCGTCGTCTTCCTGGCTGCGCTCGCCCTCGTCGTACTGCCGGGTGACGACCAGCGCAGCGTCTCGGCGCGCTTCTCCCGCGCCGTGGCGATCTATCCCGGCACCGAGCTGCGGGTGATGGGCGTCAAGATCGGCGTCGTGGAGGCGGTGATCCCCGACGGTGACGCGGTGCGCGTCGAGATGACCTACGAGGGCAAGTATCGCCTGCCGGCCGACGTGAAGGCGGCGCTGGTGACGCCGACGCTGGTGGCCGACCGCTACATCCAGGTCTTCCCGGTGCACACCGAGGGTCCCGAGCTGCCGGACGGGGGCGACATCCCGCTCGAGCGCACCAACACTCCCATCGAGCTGGACCGGATGTATGCCGCGCTCGACGACGTCGCCATCGCGCTCGGCCCCAAGCCGGGACAGGCCTCCGGACCCCTGAACAACGTCCTCCAGGCGGGTGCCAAGGCCCTCGACGGCAACGGCGAGCAGGGGGGTGAGGCGATCCGCAACCTGTCCGCAGCGGTCGGCACGTTGAGCGACAACCGCGGACCCCTCTTCGAGAACGTCCGCTCGCTGGCCTCGTTCACCGAGACCCTGGCCGTCCACGACGAGCTCGTGAACGACTTCATCGGCAACCTGACCGGTGTCTCGAGCCAGCTCGCGGGCGAGCGGGTCGCGCTGCGCCGCGTGCTGGCAGCCCTGGCCAGGGCGCTCGGCACCGTGCGCGGCTTCATCGCCGAGAACCGCACCGTGCTGACGCGCGACGTGCAGCGGCTGGGCCGCCTCATGGGCACACTGGAGTCCGAGAAGGACTCGTTGGCGCTGGTGCTCCAGAAGGGTCCGCTGGCGATGAGCAACCTGGCACTCTCCTTCGAGCCCCAGACCGGCACCTTCGGCTCACGGGTCAACGTCGGCGCGGCGTTCGAGCGGCCGGAGGAGTTCCTCTGCGAGACCCTCAAGGCGAACGGAACCCCCAACGTGGGCCAGGTCTGCTCGCTCCTCGACGACCTGCTGGGTCCGATCCTCGGCGCCGAGGGCGGTGGGGGTCCGAGACAGCGGACCACTGCGTCGGACTCCGCAGGCAGGGCCCCCGTCGGCGACGACCTGGTCGCGATCCTCGGAGGTGCATCATGA